In one window of Burkholderia cepacia ATCC 25416 DNA:
- a CDS encoding DUF2795 domain-containing protein translates to MTSRQHTGHELSRARAHEGERAQQDHDKGGHQTGHGKPPGPVDVQKALKGMDYPASKATIVECAQRSHAAHDVLDMLTRIPDREYDTPASVSKELGRLM, encoded by the coding sequence ATGACATCCCGACAACACACGGGCCACGAACTCAGCCGTGCCCGCGCGCACGAAGGCGAGCGCGCGCAGCAGGACCACGACAAGGGCGGGCACCAGACCGGCCACGGCAAGCCGCCGGGCCCGGTCGACGTGCAGAAGGCGCTGAAGGGGATGGACTACCCGGCGAGCAAGGCGACCATCGTCGAATGCGCGCAACGCTCGCATGCGGCCCACGACGTGCTCGACATGCTCACGCGCATTCCCGATCGCGAATACGACACGCCGGCATCGGTGTCGAAGGAGCTCGGGCGGCTGATGTGA
- a CDS encoding SDR family oxidoreductase, producing the protein MNCMLKPVGEQTIVITGATSGIGLVTARKAARRGAKLVLFARNEGALNTLCEEIRQHGGLAVPVAGDVANLEDVQRAAAKAADTYGGFDTWVNNAGVSIFGTAAAVPLEDQRRLFETNYWGVVHGSLVAADHFRRKRDFHGGAIVNMGSEASDAPVPLQSAYVASKHAVKGFTDSLRLEMESDHLPVSVTLIKPAAIDTMFVMHAKNYMNVEARLPPPIYDPDLVADAILFAAAHPRRTLFVGGAAKFTSASAYHAPRLFDRVAATLFSRGQRTVRPARPRDDNALYDSRHALHEREGMDGPVLRSCAYNTVVQRPKMAGAVVLGAAALVFAALARARRGPA; encoded by the coding sequence ATGAACTGCATGCTCAAACCGGTCGGCGAGCAGACGATCGTGATCACCGGCGCGACGAGCGGCATCGGCCTCGTCACCGCGCGCAAGGCCGCACGGCGCGGCGCGAAGCTCGTGCTGTTCGCGCGCAACGAGGGCGCGCTGAACACGTTGTGCGAGGAAATCAGGCAGCACGGCGGCCTCGCGGTGCCGGTCGCCGGCGACGTCGCGAACCTCGAGGACGTGCAGCGTGCGGCCGCGAAGGCGGCGGACACCTACGGCGGCTTCGACACCTGGGTCAACAACGCGGGCGTGTCGATCTTCGGCACGGCGGCCGCGGTGCCGCTCGAGGACCAGCGTCGCCTGTTCGAGACCAACTACTGGGGCGTCGTGCACGGCTCGCTCGTCGCGGCCGATCACTTCCGCCGCAAGCGCGATTTCCACGGTGGCGCGATCGTCAACATGGGCAGCGAGGCATCCGATGCGCCGGTGCCGCTGCAAAGCGCGTACGTCGCGTCGAAGCACGCGGTGAAGGGTTTCACCGATTCGCTGCGGCTCGAGATGGAATCGGACCACCTGCCGGTGTCGGTCACGCTGATCAAGCCGGCCGCGATCGACACGATGTTCGTGATGCACGCGAAGAACTACATGAACGTCGAGGCGAGGCTGCCGCCGCCGATCTACGACCCCGACCTCGTGGCCGACGCGATCCTGTTCGCGGCCGCCCATCCGCGCCGCACGCTGTTCGTCGGCGGTGCCGCGAAATTCACGTCGGCGAGCGCGTACCACGCGCCGCGCCTGTTCGATCGCGTTGCGGCCACGCTGTTCTCGCGCGGCCAGCGCACGGTGCGGCCCGCGCGCCCGCGCGACGACAACGCGCTGTACGACTCGCGTCATGCGCTGCACGAGCGTGAAGGGATGGACGGCCCCGTGCTGCGCAGCTGTGCCTACAACACGGTGGTGCAGCGGCCGAAGATGGCCGGCGCGGTCGTGCTCGGCGCGGCGGCGCTCGTGTTCGCCGCGCTCGCGCGTGCGCGCCGCGGGCCCGCGTGA
- a CDS encoding BON domain-containing protein: MKVFQLQARSLHIRRHRAKRVGMAIAIVAASACVTAVPDVFAAGDDSAASSSMSSTSSTSSHSTAGRKIRDATITTKVKAELVGTSGLSSGDIHVKTRHGIVMLTGSVPDEQQRTQAVGVVKQVDGVQDVRDQLTIRAK, from the coding sequence ATGAAGGTATTCCAGCTGCAAGCCCGCTCCCTGCACATCCGCCGCCATCGCGCGAAGCGTGTCGGCATGGCGATCGCGATCGTCGCGGCTAGCGCCTGCGTCACGGCCGTGCCGGACGTGTTCGCCGCCGGCGACGACAGCGCCGCGTCGTCGTCCATGTCGTCGACGTCATCCACGTCGTCGCATTCGACGGCCGGCAGGAAGATCCGCGACGCGACGATCACGACCAAGGTGAAGGCCGAGCTCGTCGGCACGAGCGGCCTGTCGTCCGGCGACATCCACGTGAAGACGCGGCACGGCATCGTGATGCTCACCGGCAGCGTGCCCGACGAACAGCAGCGCACGCAGGCCGTCGGCGTCGTGAAGCAGGTGGACGGCGTGCAGGACGTGCGCGACCAGCTGACCATCCGGGCCAAGTAA
- a CDS encoding ATP-binding protein has protein sequence MIDLPRRQAGNYATAAMLVAIATVLQVLAIRFGGVNLPFVMYYPLLAGAAWATSFLFGIVSTVVSGLLVWTLFLSDPAAYPAPLPERLVQLGTFILIGAFVCAIASMLRQTRITNDRARRHEAALRRQLEAVLSALPHGVIAVDTKGRLTYINAAAAELAGCRPDDAAGRPVRDVLRIVDRDGRRVQTTPLDRALDGADAVSDRHWLQRDGTGDPVPIVEVAAPLGDPDGNLDGAVLLLRDAGADRARVDASRLQRAVVDASPDAIVGIDANGRIASWNPAAQRIFGYDEADARGRMFDSLIAMRWLRRNPLAESFEAMRDPVGPLELLCVRRDGRRFRATVSACPVRGEARECVALSLTLRETGAQRRRDLRAQRSLRGARDARDQADTSNRLKDELLATVSHELRTPLNVIYGWVEVLRNSGDQALQNQAIDAIDRSARSLTRMVGDILDASSLATGKLRLDATPVDIVRLFSDSVGAFQTAASLAGIELEFDCETSSCIVSGDAERLRQMLSNLISNALKFTPDGGNVTVGLARDNARVILTVTDTGQGVAQEFLPYVFDMFRRADDSPASSRRGLGLGLSIVRHIAELHGGRVTVVSAGRNRGTTFTVTLPAGWQPVGAMAWGLAQAGGQREPLVLDAQRILIVDDDATTRASLTAALTTFGASVAIASSGREALAVAADLRPTVVLSDLAMPDGDGFWLLDALRHGAMNGDSGPPDVCVLAVTAHAGLADQRRALEAGFDGYLCKPVDVRELVHKIAHATKRDD, from the coding sequence ATGATCGATCTTCCCCGGCGGCAGGCCGGAAACTACGCGACGGCCGCGATGCTGGTCGCGATCGCGACCGTGCTGCAGGTGCTCGCGATCCGCTTCGGCGGCGTGAACCTGCCGTTCGTGATGTACTACCCGCTGCTCGCAGGCGCCGCGTGGGCGACGTCGTTCCTGTTCGGGATCGTGTCGACCGTCGTCAGCGGGCTGCTCGTGTGGACCCTGTTCCTGTCCGATCCGGCCGCCTATCCGGCGCCGCTGCCCGAGCGGCTCGTGCAGCTCGGCACCTTCATCCTGATCGGTGCGTTCGTTTGCGCGATCGCGTCGATGTTGCGACAGACACGGATCACGAACGATCGCGCGCGCCGACACGAGGCGGCTTTACGCCGGCAGCTCGAAGCCGTGCTGAGTGCGCTGCCGCACGGCGTGATCGCGGTCGACACGAAAGGGCGGCTGACCTATATCAACGCGGCGGCGGCCGAACTCGCCGGCTGCCGGCCGGACGACGCGGCGGGGCGGCCGGTGCGCGACGTGCTGCGGATCGTCGATCGTGACGGCCGCCGCGTGCAGACGACGCCGCTCGATCGCGCGCTCGACGGCGCGGACGCGGTGTCCGACCGGCACTGGCTGCAGCGTGACGGCACCGGCGATCCGGTGCCGATCGTCGAGGTCGCCGCGCCGCTCGGCGATCCGGACGGCAATCTCGACGGCGCGGTGCTGCTGCTGCGCGATGCCGGCGCGGATCGCGCACGCGTCGACGCGTCGCGCTTGCAACGCGCGGTGGTCGACGCATCGCCGGACGCAATCGTCGGCATCGACGCGAACGGCCGCATTGCCAGCTGGAATCCGGCCGCGCAGCGAATCTTCGGTTACGACGAGGCCGACGCGCGCGGCCGCATGTTCGACTCGCTGATCGCCATGCGCTGGTTGCGGCGCAATCCGCTGGCCGAATCCTTCGAAGCGATGCGCGACCCGGTCGGGCCGCTCGAACTGCTGTGCGTGCGGCGCGACGGCCGGCGTTTTCGCGCGACCGTGTCGGCGTGCCCGGTACGCGGCGAGGCACGCGAATGCGTCGCGCTGTCGCTGACGCTGCGCGAAACCGGTGCGCAGCGCCGGCGCGACCTCCGCGCGCAGCGCTCGCTGCGGGGCGCGCGCGACGCACGCGACCAGGCCGATACGTCGAACCGGCTGAAGGACGAGCTGCTGGCGACGGTGTCGCACGAGTTGCGCACACCGCTGAACGTGATCTATGGCTGGGTCGAGGTGCTGCGCAATTCCGGCGACCAGGCGCTGCAGAACCAGGCGATCGATGCCATCGACCGCAGCGCGCGTTCGCTCACGCGGATGGTCGGCGACATTCTCGATGCGTCGTCGCTCGCGACCGGCAAGCTGCGCCTCGACGCGACGCCGGTCGACATCGTGCGGCTGTTCTCCGATTCGGTCGGCGCGTTCCAGACGGCCGCGTCATTGGCCGGCATCGAGCTCGAATTCGATTGCGAGACCTCGTCGTGCATCGTGTCGGGTGACGCCGAGCGATTGCGGCAGATGTTGTCGAACCTCATCTCGAACGCGCTGAAGTTCACGCCGGACGGCGGCAACGTGACGGTCGGGCTCGCGCGCGACAACGCGCGGGTGATCCTGACCGTGACCGATACGGGGCAGGGTGTCGCGCAGGAGTTCCTGCCGTACGTCTTCGACATGTTTCGCCGCGCGGACGATTCGCCTGCGTCGTCGCGACGCGGCCTCGGTCTCGGCCTGTCGATCGTGCGGCATATCGCCGAGCTGCATGGCGGCCGCGTGACCGTCGTGAGTGCGGGCCGCAATCGCGGCACGACCTTCACGGTGACGCTGCCGGCCGGCTGGCAGCCGGTCGGCGCGATGGCGTGGGGGCTCGCGCAGGCGGGCGGGCAGCGCGAGCCGCTCGTGCTCGATGCGCAGCGGATCCTGATCGTCGACGACGATGCGACGACGCGGGCGAGCCTCACGGCCGCGCTGACCACGTTCGGCGCGTCGGTCGCGATCGCGTCGTCGGGCCGCGAGGCGCTCGCGGTGGCCGCCGACTTGCGGCCGACCGTCGTGCTGTCCGATCTCGCGATGCCGGACGGCGACGGCTTCTGGCTGCTCGATGCGTTGCGGCACGGGGCGATGAACGGCGACAGCGGTCCGCCCGACGTTTGCGTGCTCGCGGTCACCGCGCATGCCGGCCTCGCCGACCAGCGCCGTGCGCTGGAGGCCGGGTTCGACGGCTATCTGTGCAAGCCGGTCGACGTGCGCGAACTGGTGCACAAGATCGCGCACGCGACGAAGCGAGACGACTGA
- a CDS encoding sigma-54-dependent transcriptional regulator, whose protein sequence is MPYVLIVEDDADTRTMLATLARTQQLACDTAATLEEARALVSTHTPDLVLCDLVLPDGNGMDLFDALPKRAHCEMVLTTGHASLETAIDALRRGATDYLVKPLNMQRLNSIFARVPRTTALHEEIAELRSELQRLGRFGRMLGSSPAMQAVYDAIGRVARTEASVLLTGESGTGKELAAQTVHDLSLRRRGPFLAVNCGAIAANLVESEMFGHDRGSFTGAERQHKGFFERADGGTLFLDEITEMPLESQVKLLRVLETGRLTRLGSTREIDVDVRIVAATNRDPEAAMADGKLRPDLFHRINVFPIPLPSLRERGDDIPMLADAFLQHYNEESGRNLRFAPAAREALKTYEWPGNVRELRNFVQRASIFTDADVIDTLPPPIMEELSSMVDSHEDRVTVPFGTPLEEVDRKLILGTIAQCGGVKAQAAEVLDVSLKTIYNRLAQLEDETEKPDS, encoded by the coding sequence ATGCCCTACGTCCTGATCGTCGAAGACGATGCCGATACGCGCACGATGCTGGCGACGCTCGCGCGCACGCAGCAACTCGCCTGCGATACCGCCGCGACGCTGGAGGAAGCACGCGCGCTCGTGTCGACGCATACCCCCGATCTCGTGCTGTGCGATCTCGTGCTGCCCGACGGCAACGGGATGGACCTGTTCGATGCGTTGCCCAAGCGCGCGCATTGCGAGATGGTGCTGACCACCGGCCATGCGAGCCTCGAAACCGCGATCGACGCATTGCGGCGCGGCGCGACCGACTATCTGGTGAAGCCGCTGAACATGCAGCGGCTGAACAGCATCTTCGCGCGCGTGCCGCGCACGACCGCGCTGCACGAGGAAATCGCGGAGCTGCGCTCGGAACTGCAGCGCCTCGGCCGTTTCGGCCGCATGCTCGGCAGCTCGCCCGCGATGCAGGCCGTCTACGATGCGATCGGGCGCGTCGCGCGCACCGAGGCGTCGGTGTTGCTCACCGGCGAATCGGGCACCGGCAAGGAGCTTGCCGCGCAGACCGTGCACGACCTGAGCCTGCGCCGCCGCGGCCCGTTCCTCGCGGTGAACTGCGGTGCGATTGCCGCGAACCTCGTCGAGAGCGAGATGTTCGGCCATGACCGCGGCAGCTTTACCGGCGCGGAGCGCCAGCACAAGGGTTTCTTCGAACGCGCGGACGGCGGCACGCTGTTTCTCGACGAGATCACCGAGATGCCGCTCGAATCGCAGGTGAAGCTGCTGCGCGTGCTCGAGACGGGGCGCCTCACGCGGCTCGGCTCGACGCGCGAGATCGACGTCGACGTGCGCATCGTCGCCGCGACGAACCGCGATCCGGAAGCCGCGATGGCCGACGGCAAGCTGCGGCCCGACCTGTTTCACCGGATCAACGTGTTTCCGATTCCGCTGCCGTCGCTGCGCGAGCGCGGCGACGACATCCCGATGCTCGCCGATGCGTTCCTGCAGCACTACAACGAGGAAAGCGGCCGCAACCTGCGCTTTGCGCCGGCCGCGCGCGAGGCGCTGAAGACCTACGAATGGCCCGGCAATGTACGCGAACTGCGCAACTTCGTGCAGCGCGCGAGCATCTTTACCGACGCCGACGTGATCGACACGCTGCCGCCGCCGATCATGGAGGAGCTGTCCAGCATGGTCGATTCGCACGAGGATCGCGTGACGGTGCCGTTCGGCACGCCGCTCGAGGAAGTCGACCGCAAGCTGATCCTCGGCACGATCGCGCAGTGCGGCGGCGTGAAGGCGCAGGCGGCCGAAGTGCTCGACGTCAGCCTGAAAACGATCTACAACCGGCTCGCGCAACTGGAAGACGAAACGGAGAAGCCGGACTCCTGA
- a CDS encoding sigma-54 interaction domain-containing protein — MSKSVDDGKRLSGRSRSIQTLLMKVSRVAATRISVLIVGESGAGKDIVARLLHDLSPRRRGPFVPVNCGAIPPDIAESQLFGHEKGSFTGAIAQHVGMFEAARGGTLFLDEIAEMPAELQVKLLRTLESNTIVRVGGHEPIPLDVRIVAATHHDPVEAVRSGRLREDLFYRIAPVALHVPALRQREDDVDDIALQIVERLNARHRTRKRLSMQAMKALRAYSWPGNVRELRNALERAFILADEQIDLQLPRRLLPRDDVRHNAMTLHFGTTLAHTQQRFIVASLRHFNGDKPRTAKALGISLKTLYNRLALLPEHERNAVNGGAATNAAGSANATGTTVATDTTSPSNATPP; from the coding sequence ATGTCGAAATCCGTCGATGACGGCAAGCGTCTGTCCGGACGCTCGCGTTCGATCCAGACCCTGTTGATGAAGGTGTCGCGCGTGGCCGCGACGCGCATCAGCGTATTGATCGTCGGAGAAAGCGGCGCGGGCAAGGACATCGTCGCGCGGCTGTTGCACGACTTGAGCCCGCGCCGGCGCGGGCCATTCGTCCCCGTGAACTGCGGCGCGATCCCGCCCGATATCGCGGAGTCGCAATTGTTCGGGCACGAGAAAGGCAGCTTCACCGGTGCGATCGCCCAGCATGTCGGCATGTTCGAAGCCGCTCGCGGCGGCACGCTATTTCTCGACGAAATCGCCGAGATGCCGGCCGAACTGCAGGTCAAGCTGCTGCGCACGCTCGAATCGAACACGATCGTCCGCGTCGGCGGTCACGAGCCGATTCCGCTCGACGTGCGCATCGTCGCGGCCACCCATCACGATCCCGTCGAGGCCGTGCGCAGCGGCCGGCTGCGCGAGGACCTGTTCTACCGGATCGCGCCGGTCGCGCTGCACGTGCCCGCGCTCAGGCAGCGCGAGGACGACGTCGACGACATCGCGCTGCAGATCGTCGAGCGGCTGAATGCGCGGCACCGCACGCGCAAGCGGCTGTCGATGCAGGCGATGAAGGCGCTGCGCGCGTATTCGTGGCCCGGCAACGTGCGCGAGCTGCGCAATGCGCTCGAGCGCGCCTTCATCCTCGCCGACGAGCAGATCGACCTGCAGTTGCCGCGCCGGCTGCTGCCGCGCGACGACGTGCGCCACAACGCGATGACGCTGCATTTCGGCACGACGCTCGCGCATACGCAGCAGCGTTTCATCGTCGCGTCGCTGCGGCATTTCAACGGCGACAAGCCGCGCACCGCGAAAGCGCTCGGCATCAGCCTGAAGACGCTGTACAACCGTCTCGCACTGCTGCCCGAGCATGAACGCAATGCGGTGAACGGCGGCGCCGCGACGAACGCCGCCGGGTCCGCGAATGCAACCGGCACAACCGTCGCGACCGACACGACCAGCCCGTCGAACGCGACGCCCCCGTAA